The following coding sequences lie in one Flavobacterium cyclinae genomic window:
- a CDS encoding TMEM175 family protein, whose product MNKNRLEAFSDGVLAIIITIMVLEFKVPNDTTFESVIKLSHKFLSYILSFIYVGIYWNNHHHLIHSLKTVNGKILWANLHLLFWLSLIPFATAWIGEHHFAPFPMMLYGIVLLMNAIAYYILQRLILIDHGKDSTLSKAIGNDFKGKISLVLYVLAVLLTKYSVEISGAIYILVALIWLIPDKRIERTFYENK is encoded by the coding sequence ATGAATAAAAACCGATTAGAAGCTTTTAGTGATGGTGTTTTAGCCATTATTATCACCATAATGGTTTTGGAATTTAAAGTTCCAAATGATACTACATTTGAATCGGTTATTAAATTATCGCATAAGTTTTTAAGTTATATCTTAAGTTTTATATATGTGGGAATTTATTGGAACAACCACCACCATTTAATTCATTCATTAAAAACTGTAAACGGAAAAATTCTTTGGGCTAACTTGCATTTGCTGTTTTGGTTATCCTTAATTCCGTTTGCAACAGCTTGGATAGGTGAACATCATTTTGCTCCATTCCCAATGATGCTTTATGGTATTGTACTGTTAATGAATGCAATTGCTTATTATATTTTACAGCGATTGATTTTAATAGATCATGGAAAAGACTCAACACTTTCTAAAGCAATAGGAAATGATTTTAAAGGTAAAATATCTTTAGTTTTATATGTGTTAGCTGTTTTGTTAACTAAATATTCGGTTGAAATTTCTGGAGCGATTTACATTTTAGTGGCTTTGATTTGGCTTATACCTGATAAACGAATTGAACGAACTTTTTACGAAAATAAATAA
- a CDS encoding DUF1304 domain-containing protein, which yields MHIISKILIVAIGLLHLYFLWLEMFAWTTSAKKVFRTIPEDLFEKTKTLAANQGLYNGFLSAGLLWSLAISDENWSQNIALFFLCCISVAGIFGAYSASKKIFYVQALPAIIAIISILFL from the coding sequence ATGCACATCATCAGCAAAATACTTATTGTCGCCATTGGACTACTCCACTTGTATTTTCTATGGCTAGAAATGTTTGCTTGGACAACTAGTGCCAAAAAAGTATTCCGAACCATTCCAGAAGATTTATTTGAAAAAACAAAAACATTAGCCGCTAATCAAGGTTTGTATAACGGATTTTTATCGGCCGGATTACTTTGGTCTTTGGCTATTTCAGATGAAAATTGGAGCCAAAATATTGCTCTTTTTTTTCTTTGTTGTATTAGTGTTGCTGGAATTTTTGGAGCCTATTCTGCTTCTAAGAAAATATTTTATGTACAAGCGTTACCAGCCATTATTGCGATTATTAGCATTTTATTTTTATAA
- a CDS encoding ATP-dependent Clp protease ATP-binding subunit gives MDDNFSPRVRDVITFSKEEALRLGHDFIGTEHLMLGILRDGNGKAINILNNLGVDLSHLRKKVEILSPANPNGIVNLEKQNLHLTRQAERALKTTFLEAKLFNNSEISTAHLLLCILRNENDPTTKLLNKIKIDYESVKEQYTAMMTNEDDYLENLPKAESFNDDSGQDDSLKDSGFSNTPPSGNKTNKKSKTPVLDNFGRDLTEMAEEGKLDPVVGREKEIERVSQILSRRKKNNPLLIGEPGVGKSAIAEGLALRIIKKKVSRNLFNKRVVTLDLASLVAGTKYRGQFEERMKAVMNELEKNDDIILFIDEIHTIVGAGGATGSLDASNMFKPALARGEIQCVGATTLDEYRQYIEKDGALERRFQKVIVEPTSVEETIMILNNIKPKYEDHHNVIYTPEAIEACVKLTNRYMTDRFLPDKAIDALDEAGSRVHIINIDVPKQILELEKKLEEVRELKNTVVKKQKYEEAAKLRDDEKRIEKDLAIAQEQWEEDSKNNKVTVTEDNVADVVSMMTGIPVNRIAQTESNKLAHLPELIKGKVIGQDEAVQKIAKSIQRNRAGLKDPNKPIGSFIFLGQTGVGKTQLAKVIAKELFDSEDALVRIDMSEYMEKFAISRLVGAPPGYVGYEEGGQLTEKVRRKPYCVVLLDEIEKAHPDVFNMMLQVLDDGHLTDSLGRKIDFRNTIIIMTSNVGARQLKDFGTGVGFGTAAKQAQTEEHSKGIIENALKKAFAPEFLNRIDDVIVFNALEKHDIDKIIDIEMDKLYARVKDLGYTLILSEKAKDFIADKGFDKQFGARPLKRAIQKYVEDALAEEIITHKIHEGDQIYMDLDESSQELKIEIKKLEEPSS, from the coding sequence ATGGACGATAATTTTTCACCAAGAGTTAGAGATGTAATTACTTTCAGTAAAGAAGAAGCCCTAAGATTAGGACACGACTTTATTGGAACAGAACATTTAATGCTTGGAATTTTAAGAGATGGCAATGGAAAAGCTATAAATATTTTAAATAATTTAGGAGTAGATTTATCGCATTTAAGAAAAAAAGTTGAAATTCTTAGCCCAGCCAATCCTAATGGAATTGTAAATCTAGAGAAACAAAACCTACACCTTACAAGACAAGCCGAAAGAGCTTTAAAAACAACTTTTTTAGAAGCAAAACTTTTTAATAATTCAGAAATAAGTACAGCTCATCTCCTACTTTGTATTTTAAGAAATGAGAACGACCCTACCACTAAATTATTAAATAAAATTAAAATTGATTATGAATCCGTTAAAGAACAATATACAGCCATGATGACAAACGAAGACGATTACTTAGAAAACTTACCTAAAGCAGAGTCGTTTAATGACGATTCAGGACAAGATGACAGTCTAAAAGATAGCGGATTTAGCAATACGCCACCTTCTGGTAACAAAACCAATAAAAAATCTAAAACACCTGTTTTGGATAACTTTGGGCGCGATTTAACTGAAATGGCTGAAGAAGGAAAACTAGACCCTGTTGTAGGACGCGAAAAAGAAATTGAGCGTGTTTCTCAAATCTTAAGTCGTAGAAAGAAAAACAACCCTCTTTTAATTGGAGAGCCTGGAGTTGGAAAATCAGCAATTGCTGAAGGTTTAGCATTACGAATTATCAAGAAAAAAGTATCTCGTAATTTATTCAATAAACGTGTTGTTACACTTGATTTAGCAAGTTTAGTTGCCGGAACAAAATACCGCGGACAATTCGAAGAACGAATGAAAGCGGTAATGAATGAATTAGAGAAAAATGATGATATCATCTTATTCATTGACGAAATTCACACTATTGTTGGTGCGGGAGGAGCAACCGGTTCCTTGGATGCTTCTAATATGTTTAAACCTGCTTTAGCAAGAGGCGAAATTCAATGTGTTGGAGCAACAACTTTAGATGAATACCGCCAATATATCGAAAAAGATGGTGCATTAGAAAGACGTTTTCAAAAGGTAATTGTAGAGCCAACATCGGTTGAAGAAACGATTATGATTTTGAACAACATCAAGCCGAAATACGAAGACCATCATAATGTAATTTACACTCCAGAAGCTATTGAAGCTTGTGTTAAATTAACAAATAGATACATGACTGACCGTTTTCTTCCAGACAAAGCAATTGATGCTTTAGACGAAGCTGGTTCACGTGTTCATATTATAAACATTGATGTTCCAAAGCAAATTTTGGAATTAGAAAAGAAATTAGAAGAAGTTCGCGAGCTTAAAAATACCGTTGTTAAAAAACAGAAATACGAAGAAGCTGCAAAACTACGCGATGATGAAAAACGCATTGAAAAAGATTTAGCAATAGCTCAAGAACAGTGGGAAGAAGATTCTAAAAACAATAAAGTAACCGTTACAGAAGACAATGTAGCTGATGTAGTTTCTATGATGACAGGAATTCCTGTAAATCGTATTGCCCAAACTGAAAGTAATAAATTAGCTCACTTGCCTGAATTAATTAAAGGTAAGGTAATTGGACAAGATGAAGCAGTTCAAAAAATTGCAAAATCTATTCAAAGAAATCGTGCTGGTTTAAAAGATCCAAACAAACCAATTGGTTCGTTTATTTTCTTAGGTCAAACCGGTGTTGGAAAAACGCAATTGGCAAAGGTTATCGCAAAAGAATTATTCGATTCTGAAGACGCATTAGTCCGTATCGATATGAGTGAATACATGGAAAAATTTGCGATTTCAAGATTAGTTGGTGCCCCTCCAGGATACGTTGGATACGAAGAAGGTGGTCAATTAACTGAAAAAGTAAGAAGAAAACCATATTGTGTAGTGCTTTTAGACGAAATCGAAAAAGCGCATCCAGACGTTTTCAACATGATGCTTCAAGTTTTAGATGACGGACATTTAACAGATAGTTTAGGTCGTAAAATCGATTTTAGAAATACGATTATTATCATGACTTCAAACGTTGGCGCACGTCAATTGAAAGATTTTGGTACAGGAGTTGGATTCGGAACCGCAGCTAAACAAGCACAAACCGAAGAACATTCTAAAGGAATCATTGAAAATGCATTGAAAAAAGCGTTTGCTCCAGAATTCTTAAATCGTATTGATGATGTTATTGTATTCAATGCATTAGAAAAACACGATATCGATAAAATCATTGATATCGAAATGGATAAATTGTATGCTCGAGTGAAAGACTTAGGCTACACTCTTATTCTTTCTGAAAAAGCAAAAGATTTTATAGCTGATAAAGGTTTTGACAAACAATTTGGAGCACGTCCTTTAAAAAGAGCGATACAAAAATATGTGGAAGACGCTCTTGCTGAGGAAATCATCACACACAAAATTCATGAGGGCGACCAAATTTATATGGATTTAGATGAAAGCTCACAAGAACTTAAAATTGAAATCAAAAAATTAGAAGAACCAAGCTCATAA
- the rimK gene encoding 30S ribosomal protein S6--L-glutamate ligase, which produces MQDKVIVGSEEWCSFPTLGIPTIKARVDSGAKTSALHAINIVTFEKDSESWVKFDINPIQNNAKAVIHCEAPLVDKRVVKSSSGFREQRYVIKTKLEIGGKTWEIEVTLTNRDSMGFRMLLGREAMSGRVLVDPEKRYLLGQPTTEKLKEYYYSANENKKGLKIGLLASNPELYSNKRILEAGELRGHEMHFLNLKYCYMKLDATKPEIHYRGGKVLNDFDAVIPRIRPSMTYYGCALTRQFEALKVFALNNSAAISQSRDKLFSLQLLLNNGVDIPTTGFANSPLDTDDLIKMVGGSPLIVKLLEGTQGKGVVLAETKKAAESVINAFKSLNANILVQEFIKEANGKDLRLFVVDGKVVAAMQREAAPGEFRANIHMGGTASVVKITSEEKKIAIKAAKAMNLKVAGVDIIRSSKGPLLLEVNSSPGLEGIEGATQKDIAGEMIKAIEKNFKWK; this is translated from the coding sequence ATGCAAGACAAAGTTATCGTAGGTAGCGAAGAATGGTGTTCCTTCCCTACTTTAGGAATTCCAACTATTAAAGCACGTGTTGATTCAGGTGCCAAAACATCGGCATTACACGCTATTAATATTGTTACATTTGAAAAAGACAGTGAAAGTTGGGTAAAGTTCGATATTAACCCAATTCAAAATAATGCTAAAGCAGTAATTCATTGTGAAGCTCCTTTGGTTGATAAAAGAGTCGTGAAAAGTTCTAGCGGCTTCAGAGAACAACGTTATGTAATCAAAACCAAACTAGAAATTGGCGGAAAAACTTGGGAAATCGAAGTTACTTTAACCAACCGAGATTCGATGGGTTTCCGAATGTTATTAGGGCGTGAAGCTATGTCGGGTCGTGTTTTGGTAGATCCTGAAAAACGTTATTTATTGGGACAACCTACCACAGAAAAACTTAAAGAATATTACTATTCGGCTAACGAAAATAAAAAAGGATTAAAAATTGGTTTATTAGCAAGTAATCCAGAATTATATAGCAACAAACGTATTTTAGAAGCAGGCGAATTAAGAGGTCATGAAATGCATTTCTTAAACTTGAAATACTGCTACATGAAATTAGATGCTACAAAACCCGAAATCCATTATCGTGGTGGAAAAGTATTAAACGATTTTGATGCCGTAATTCCAAGAATTCGTCCTAGTATGACGTATTATGGTTGTGCTTTAACAAGACAGTTTGAAGCTTTAAAGGTATTTGCATTAAATAATTCGGCAGCAATAAGTCAATCACGAGATAAATTATTTTCTTTACAATTATTGTTGAATAATGGCGTTGATATACCTACAACAGGTTTTGCCAATTCTCCTTTGGATACTGACGATTTAATTAAAATGGTAGGTGGTTCGCCATTGATTGTAAAATTATTAGAAGGAACACAAGGGAAAGGTGTCGTTTTGGCAGAAACAAAAAAAGCGGCCGAATCCGTTATTAATGCTTTCAAGAGTTTAAATGCTAATATTTTAGTTCAGGAATTTATTAAAGAAGCCAATGGTAAAGATTTGAGACTCTTCGTAGTTGATGGAAAAGTTGTTGCTGCGATGCAACGTGAAGCCGCACCAGGAGAATTTAGAGCCAACATTCACATGGGGGGAACGGCTTCGGTAGTAAAAATTACTTCAGAAGAAAAGAAAATTGCAATAAAAGCAGCAAAAGCAATGAATTTAAAAGTGGCTGGTGTTGATATTATTCGATCTTCAAAAGGTCCATTATTGTTGGAAGTTAATTCTTCTCCAGGTTTAGAAGGAATTGAAGGAGCTACTCAAAAAGATATTGCAGGTGAAATGATTAAGGCAATTGAAAAAAACTTTAAATGGAAATAA
- a CDS encoding GldL-related protein codes for MKNQFKIPLVLFLIGMIISVVGALFKLMHWPGANIILIMGMLIEAGAILSLIITIVKKK; via the coding sequence ATGAAAAATCAATTTAAAATACCTTTGGTTTTATTTCTTATAGGGATGATAATCTCTGTAGTTGGAGCTTTGTTCAAATTAATGCATTGGCCGGGAGCAAACATCATTTTAATTATGGGTATGCTGATTGAAGCCGGTGCTATTTTATCTTTAATTATCACGATAGTTAAGAAAAAATAA